One region of Skermanella mucosa genomic DNA includes:
- a CDS encoding WD40 repeat domain-containing protein, which translates to MSGPGPWCSAERPFPGLRPFQKQDADWFFGRDAQSTALYRLVRESRFVAVVGASGSGKSSLVKAGLLPRLERASSLSGSPWHLFETRPGNAPIRRLAEVLAGLDPEVRGAPAEPAGEIDARRIARFADRQERLGLARWGIAPLLNGMSDGLARAVDLAPDAAAADRVLLVVDQFEELFRFGEEAEGEERAARREEARAFVELLLRGAGDPSGRLTVLVTMRSDFFGDCGRFHGLAEAVSASQYLVPQLDRESLVPIIRRPVEQAGAGIDPLLVQTLLLDREESDRLPVLQHVLMRLWSIAGERPGVRHLALEDYRRIGGLEEALSRHAEEVRKEIEDWTDGIPAGALVERLFKELTDTDRQNRAIRRRRTVAELEAVAAAGPDGRIDPARAVALHRVIDRFREPDCSFLVPSPVEVPELTAEHQIDIGHEALIRRWRAIAGEAPNANDGEAEQWRRLGWLEQERRDGDSWRLLLSAAQEWDRTPAAGKPGKLLPETAERKRWRARVSATAAWADRHGGGLALVDAFLAACEKARLRRRTWARLMAGALVATVCVIVAAGFMAFERVSEERNHAMELALRYSDRLADDALRELGTGETGAAANLIAEAFPDWVDDPLPWRDTLPHRALEQILASRPAARGEWLIETGYNNAVFALSPDGRHVAAGSLDGDSITVWDTGNRERVWKTPPSAEGRFQYQGLSSPVFSPDGRRLVARWSEGKVRVFDAATGALVAEFEGHDEDLNAVAMNPAGDRIASVGDDRTLRLWRIGSAGAEAVVRHNARVTAVVWSPDGSRLATATEYGLVTLFDVTGAEPRALEKSAPRLRYITALRFSPDGGTLAAGDAAGQVLLASFGPAGTIAKTITIEAHTRVVRDLLFTNDGKLLLTGGWTDGVAAWDSVTGQAVGTLQAVPGIDVMVQPAGTGDLAMVMDDGTMAVRKLDTLAPPKSRFRIPELSAVAIAAGNSGPVSLWWDGHSGLEQRVDSAAGITLTKLPTGGRMPARTALSASGEVMALQFAETIEVGTPEAEPWVIDVADWAPDGILVSDDGRRVVGWDPERIRVWEAGSGEASDVALSVTGIAAVAMDAPGSNLAFGTEAGLAGLVDLDARRELWSYNVFEAEVSAIALSPADGLIAVSTYGEVPERNATAILDPRPGRPPVTMVGGFGDFGGMNTLAFVNGGETLVGSDGNTVLAARTYDGVMVARGGGYGSPDVARLVNVSGEGPIPALGSDGEILILDPRTFEPLVSVSEENLDLRDAWASGDASTVSAITTAGHAHHWKGGSPWPAVSRNFAPGATLIPLPSGSLLVTLPQGVGIWDPDRDSVEPVPRTGPAMPRAVALAPDAGSIVMVRSDGAVDHLSLPDGRLLRSLGHAGEEPAMVLTDGTTAVLHQSDRMRGWRFSDGTEIAFIRPEQGLARMGISVRFRRPRPVMGGSGNSRVLVANRTGALEVWMPGPDAGWQSEWWRAARAEDVIPLQSGSAPDTIVSSSATRNRSRFGGDTRDNAVNLLRLWSPGLDRVLAHAAVDGQPVSLRIGDGRWHVLVQRAGALRVETVTPRDSDLASLLGELRALRAEGLPEFTPEERARYRVDPLTPQAQPDRQEQAAPPRPANRGGPAAQ; encoded by the coding sequence ATGAGCGGCCCCGGCCCCTGGTGCTCGGCGGAGCGCCCGTTTCCCGGCCTGCGGCCGTTCCAGAAGCAGGACGCCGACTGGTTCTTCGGCCGGGACGCCCAGAGCACGGCCTTGTACCGGCTGGTCCGCGAGTCCCGGTTCGTCGCCGTGGTCGGCGCGTCGGGAAGCGGCAAGTCGTCGCTGGTCAAGGCGGGCCTGCTGCCGCGGCTGGAGCGCGCCTCGTCCCTCTCCGGTTCACCCTGGCACCTGTTCGAGACCCGCCCCGGCAATGCCCCGATCCGCCGGCTGGCGGAGGTCCTGGCCGGCCTGGATCCGGAGGTCCGCGGCGCCCCGGCGGAGCCCGCCGGAGAGATCGACGCCCGGCGCATCGCCCGCTTCGCCGACCGGCAGGAGCGGCTGGGGCTTGCGCGCTGGGGAATCGCGCCGCTGCTGAACGGCATGTCGGACGGCCTCGCCCGGGCGGTGGACCTCGCCCCGGACGCGGCGGCGGCCGACCGCGTCCTGTTGGTGGTCGACCAGTTCGAGGAGCTGTTCCGGTTCGGCGAGGAAGCGGAGGGGGAGGAGCGCGCCGCCCGGCGCGAGGAGGCCCGCGCCTTCGTCGAGCTTCTGCTGCGCGGGGCGGGCGATCCCTCCGGCCGGCTGACGGTGCTGGTCACCATGCGCTCGGACTTCTTCGGCGACTGCGGCCGGTTCCATGGTCTGGCCGAGGCGGTCAGCGCATCCCAGTACCTGGTGCCCCAGCTCGACCGCGAATCGCTGGTCCCGATCATCCGCCGGCCGGTGGAGCAGGCGGGCGCCGGGATCGATCCGCTGCTGGTCCAGACCCTGCTGCTGGACCGGGAGGAGAGCGATCGCCTGCCGGTCCTCCAGCACGTCCTGATGCGGCTGTGGTCGATCGCCGGGGAGCGTCCGGGGGTCCGCCACCTCGCCCTGGAGGACTACCGCCGGATCGGCGGGCTGGAGGAGGCGCTGTCGCGCCACGCCGAGGAGGTCCGCAAGGAAATCGAGGATTGGACCGACGGCATTCCCGCCGGGGCGCTGGTCGAGCGCCTGTTCAAGGAACTGACCGACACCGACCGGCAGAACCGGGCGATCCGGCGCCGGCGCACCGTCGCCGAACTGGAGGCGGTCGCCGCCGCCGGCCCCGACGGCCGGATCGATCCGGCGCGGGCGGTCGCTCTGCACCGCGTCATCGACCGGTTCCGGGAGCCGGACTGCTCCTTCCTGGTGCCGTCGCCCGTCGAGGTCCCGGAGCTTACCGCCGAGCACCAGATCGATATCGGGCACGAGGCGCTGATCCGCCGCTGGCGGGCGATCGCCGGCGAGGCACCGAACGCGAACGACGGCGAGGCGGAGCAGTGGCGCCGGCTGGGCTGGCTGGAGCAGGAGCGCCGCGACGGCGACAGCTGGCGGCTGCTGCTCTCGGCGGCGCAGGAGTGGGACAGGACCCCGGCGGCGGGCAAGCCCGGCAAGCTTCTCCCGGAAACGGCGGAGAGGAAACGCTGGCGCGCCCGGGTCAGCGCGACGGCGGCCTGGGCGGACCGCCATGGCGGCGGGCTGGCGCTGGTGGACGCCTTCCTGGCGGCCTGCGAGAAGGCGCGGCTGCGCCGGCGGACCTGGGCCCGGCTCATGGCCGGCGCGCTGGTCGCGACGGTCTGCGTCATCGTGGCGGCGGGCTTCATGGCCTTCGAAAGGGTGTCGGAGGAGCGCAACCACGCGATGGAGCTGGCACTCCGCTATTCCGACCGGCTGGCCGACGACGCGCTCCGCGAATTGGGCACCGGGGAGACCGGGGCGGCGGCGAACCTGATCGCCGAGGCCTTTCCCGACTGGGTGGACGATCCGCTCCCCTGGCGGGACACCCTGCCCCACCGGGCGCTGGAGCAGATCCTCGCCAGTCGGCCGGCGGCGCGGGGGGAATGGCTCATCGAGACGGGCTACAACAACGCTGTCTTCGCGCTGTCGCCCGATGGGCGCCATGTGGCGGCCGGATCGCTGGATGGGGATTCGATTACGGTATGGGACACCGGGAACCGCGAACGCGTCTGGAAGACACCGCCGTCCGCCGAGGGGCGGTTCCAGTACCAGGGGCTTTCGTCCCCCGTGTTCAGTCCGGACGGCCGGCGGCTGGTAGCACGCTGGAGCGAAGGAAAAGTCAGGGTCTTCGATGCCGCGACCGGCGCCCTGGTCGCGGAGTTCGAGGGGCATGACGAGGATCTGAACGCGGTGGCGATGAACCCGGCGGGGGACCGGATCGCCAGCGTGGGGGACGACCGCACCCTCCGTCTGTGGCGGATCGGCTCCGCGGGCGCCGAGGCGGTGGTCCGGCACAATGCGCGGGTGACGGCGGTGGTGTGGTCACCCGACGGAAGCCGCCTCGCGACCGCGACCGAATACGGGCTCGTCACCCTTTTCGACGTGACGGGGGCGGAGCCGAGGGCCCTGGAGAAGTCCGCGCCCCGCTTGCGTTACATCACCGCCCTCCGGTTCTCGCCCGACGGCGGAACGCTCGCGGCCGGCGACGCCGCCGGACAGGTTCTCTTGGCGAGCTTCGGACCGGCCGGCACGATCGCGAAAACCATTACCATCGAGGCGCACACGCGGGTGGTCCGGGACCTCCTGTTCACGAACGACGGCAAGCTGCTGCTGACCGGCGGATGGACCGACGGGGTCGCCGCCTGGGACTCCGTCACCGGACAGGCGGTCGGAACCCTTCAAGCCGTCCCGGGTATAGACGTGATGGTCCAGCCGGCGGGAACCGGCGATCTCGCCATGGTCATGGACGACGGCACCATGGCGGTGAGGAAGCTGGACACCCTGGCTCCCCCGAAGAGCCGCTTTCGGATACCGGAATTGAGTGCTGTGGCGATCGCCGCGGGAAACTCGGGACCCGTTTCGCTCTGGTGGGACGGCCATTCCGGCCTGGAACAGCGGGTCGATTCCGCCGCCGGAATCACGCTGACCAAATTGCCGACCGGCGGCCGCATGCCAGCCCGCACGGCGCTGAGCGCCTCCGGCGAGGTCATGGCGCTCCAGTTCGCGGAAACGATCGAGGTCGGCACTCCCGAGGCGGAGCCCTGGGTCATCGACGTAGCCGACTGGGCACCCGACGGGATCCTCGTCAGCGACGACGGCCGGCGGGTCGTCGGGTGGGACCCGGAGCGGATCCGTGTCTGGGAGGCCGGATCGGGAGAAGCATCCGACGTCGCCCTTTCCGTGACCGGGATCGCGGCAGTCGCCATGGACGCGCCGGGGAGCAATCTGGCTTTCGGCACGGAGGCGGGGCTGGCCGGTCTCGTCGATCTCGACGCAAGGCGGGAACTCTGGTCTTACAATGTGTTCGAGGCGGAAGTCTCCGCCATCGCACTCTCCCCCGCGGACGGCCTGATCGCGGTCAGCACATACGGAGAGGTGCCGGAGCGGAACGCGACGGCGATCCTCGACCCGCGTCCCGGCCGCCCGCCGGTCACGATGGTCGGCGGCTTCGGCGACTTCGGCGGCATGAACACGCTGGCTTTCGTGAACGGTGGAGAAACCCTGGTCGGGTCCGATGGAAACACCGTCCTGGCGGCGCGGACATATGACGGCGTCATGGTCGCCAGGGGCGGCGGCTATGGCAGCCCGGATGTCGCGAGGCTCGTGAATGTCAGCGGGGAGGGTCCGATTCCGGCGCTGGGCAGTGACGGGGAAATTCTGATCCTCGACCCGAGGACATTTGAACCATTGGTGTCGGTCTCCGAAGAGAATCTGGACTTGCGGGATGCGTGGGCATCCGGCGACGCTTCCACCGTCAGCGCGATCACGACCGCAGGGCACGCGCATCATTGGAAAGGCGGCTCTCCCTGGCCGGCGGTATCCCGGAATTTCGCGCCCGGAGCCACGCTGATCCCTCTGCCGTCCGGATCTCTCCTGGTCACCCTTCCGCAGGGTGTCGGGATCTGGGACCCCGACCGGGATTCCGTGGAGCCCGTGCCGCGGACCGGGCCGGCGATGCCGCGCGCAGTGGCCCTGGCTCCGGACGCCGGAAGCATCGTCATGGTCCGGAGCGACGGGGCGGTGGACCACCTCTCGCTTCCCGACGGCCGCCTGCTGAGATCCCTGGGCCACGCCGGCGAGGAACCCGCGATGGTGCTGACCGACGGTACGACGGCGGTCCTCCACCAGTCCGACAGGATGCGGGGATGGCGTTTCTCGGACGGCACCGAGATCGCCTTCATCAGGCCGGAGCAGGGTCTCGCCCGGATGGGCATTTCAGTGCGCTTCAGGAGGCCGCGTCCCGTCATGGGTGGATCCGGGAACAGCCGCGTCCTCGTTGCGAACCGGACCGGCGCCCTTGAGGTCTGGATGCCCGGTCCGGACGCCGGATGGCAGTCGGAATGGTGGCGGGCCGCCCGGGCGGAGGACGTCATCCCGCTGCAATCCGGAAGCGCCCCCGATACGATCGTGAGTTCGAGCGCCACCCGCAACAGAAGCCGCTTCGGTGGAGACACGCGCGACAACGCCGTCAACCTGCTCCGCCTCTGGTCGCCGGGTCTGGACCGGGTGCTGGCCCATGCGGCGGTGGACGGCCAGCCGGTCTCCCTGCGGATCGGCGACGGCCGATGGCATGTCCTGGTCCAGCGCGCCGGCGCCCTCCGCGTGGAGACGGTGACGCCCCGCGATTCCGACCTCGCGTCCCTGCTGGGCGAGTTGCGCGCCCTGCGGGCCGAGGGGCTGCCGGAGTTCACGCCGGAGGAGCGCGCGCGGTACCGGGTCGATCCCTTGACTCCGCAGGCCCAACCGGACCGGCAGGAACAGGCCGCGCCGCCGCGGCCCGCGAACAGGGGCGGTCCCGCGGCGCAGTGA
- a CDS encoding right-handed parallel beta-helix repeat-containing protein, giving the protein MAYSPLTFSSLARSAVPDVAKAKPTNLLWVDDNASGGGNGSSSSPFKTIQAAVDKATPGTAVMVKSGTYRESVSLDDASGTKGKPVWLVSADGEGAAKIIASSGKPGISAYGEDYIAIKGFTIQGGTEGIKLTQSGSHLKNLTTNIVIEDNHISGSSIDGIKLAQARYVAVTGNTVENFGREEGIDNVYVRDAVIAYNDISDGSKSGNRSGITVKAGSEDIEILYNDISDVLDGVLVGGWSSKPGVVYPGDIDYQAKDITVLGNHIYDLAKRAVNVLGGNDSVISDNKFDPNNSYLSVVNVASDNQGNRSEDIRLLDNIVDKSKWLTVQSGSSSGLVNDGNTPGGSFDGGGGLTLLGIGADGLNY; this is encoded by the coding sequence ATGGCTTACTCTCCCCTGACATTCAGTTCCCTGGCCAGATCGGCCGTTCCCGACGTCGCCAAGGCCAAGCCGACCAACCTGCTGTGGGTCGACGACAACGCCTCGGGCGGCGGCAACGGCTCGTCGTCATCACCGTTCAAGACCATCCAGGCGGCGGTCGACAAGGCGACCCCCGGCACCGCCGTCATGGTCAAGTCCGGCACCTACCGGGAAAGCGTCTCGCTGGATGATGCGAGCGGCACCAAGGGCAAGCCGGTCTGGCTGGTCTCAGCCGACGGCGAGGGAGCGGCGAAGATCATCGCGTCCTCCGGCAAGCCGGGCATCTCCGCCTACGGCGAGGACTATATCGCGATCAAGGGCTTCACGATCCAGGGCGGGACCGAGGGCATCAAGCTGACCCAGAGCGGCAGCCACCTGAAGAACCTGACGACCAACATCGTGATCGAGGACAACCATATCAGCGGTTCCAGCATCGACGGCATCAAGCTGGCCCAGGCCCGATACGTCGCGGTGACCGGCAACACCGTCGAGAATTTCGGCCGGGAGGAGGGAATCGACAACGTCTATGTCCGGGACGCCGTGATCGCCTACAACGACATCAGCGACGGCAGCAAGAGCGGTAACCGGTCGGGCATCACCGTCAAGGCCGGCTCGGAAGACATCGAGATCCTCTACAACGACATCAGCGACGTGCTCGACGGCGTCCTCGTCGGCGGCTGGAGTTCCAAGCCCGGCGTGGTCTATCCCGGCGACATCGACTACCAGGCCAAGGACATCACGGTCCTGGGCAACCACATCTACGACCTCGCGAAACGCGCGGTCAACGTCCTGGGCGGCAACGACAGCGTCATATCGGACAACAAGTTCGACCCGAACAACAGCTATCTCTCGGTGGTCAACGTCGCCTCCGACAACCAGGGCAACCGGTCGGAGGACATCCGCCTCCTCGACAACATCGTGGATAAGTCGAAGTGGCTGACGGTCCAGTCCGGCAGCTCGTCGGGACTGGTCAATGACGGGAACACCCCGGGCGGGAGCTTCGACGGCGGCGGCGGGCTGACCCTGCTCGGCATCGGAGCGGACGGGCTGAACTATTAA
- a CDS encoding GIY-YIG nuclease family protein: protein MTTAEPFTIRIFVADGDPEGIRLVDRMNWTGVGVVFPRERWPAARQRIELARTGVYVLVGYQEGDEDLPTLYVGEGDVVRDRIESHFQKKDFWTQGYAFVTSNSGLNKAHVRWLEQALIQQAAKAGRSHLDNGTMPSEPPLSEAERADSRAFLREILQALPIMGLRAFEEPKPVATPQVSSAPKPEGAAKSEPEVVVVVPAQEEGFKQVFLGESRWRAIRIAGGKLQRIKYIAAYQTRPVSAVTHYAPIESIEPYGEEGKYQLIFAGPAQTITPIPFADAPQGFMQGPRYTTLAKLLEAKKVTDLF, encoded by the coding sequence ATGACTACTGCAGAACCTTTCACCATCCGCATCTTTGTCGCGGACGGCGATCCCGAGGGGATACGTCTGGTGGACCGGATGAACTGGACAGGCGTCGGCGTCGTGTTCCCGAGGGAGCGCTGGCCCGCCGCGCGCCAGCGGATCGAACTCGCGCGCACCGGCGTCTATGTGCTGGTCGGCTACCAGGAAGGTGACGAGGACCTGCCCACCCTCTATGTGGGCGAGGGCGACGTCGTCCGGGACCGCATCGAAAGCCACTTCCAGAAGAAGGATTTCTGGACGCAGGGTTACGCCTTCGTCACGTCGAACAGCGGGCTCAACAAGGCCCATGTCCGCTGGCTTGAGCAGGCGCTGATCCAGCAGGCCGCCAAGGCCGGCCGCAGCCATCTCGACAACGGGACCATGCCGTCGGAACCCCCCTTGAGCGAAGCCGAGCGCGCCGACAGCCGCGCTTTCCTGCGCGAGATCCTGCAAGCCCTTCCCATCATGGGATTGCGCGCCTTCGAGGAGCCGAAGCCGGTCGCCACTCCGCAGGTTTCGAGCGCGCCAAAACCGGAAGGCGCGGCCAAGTCGGAGCCGGAGGTCGTGGTGGTGGTTCCCGCCCAGGAGGAAGGCTTCAAGCAGGTCTTCCTGGGGGAGAGCCGCTGGCGCGCCATACGCATCGCGGGCGGCAAGCTGCAACGGATCAAGTATATCGCGGCGTACCAGACGAGGCCGGTGTCCGCCGTGACCCACTACGCGCCGATCGAGAGCATCGAGCCCTATGGCGAGGAGGGCAAGTACCAGTTGATCTTCGCCGGACCGGCCCAGACGATCACGCCCATTCCCTTCGCGGATGCTCCCCAGGGATTCATGCAAGGCCCGCGCTACACGACGCTCGCCAAGCTGCTCGAAGCGAAGAAGGTGACGGACCTGTTCTGA
- a CDS encoding ATP-binding protein, producing MYPRFVQNRVEEALSDTRVVLLAGPRQSGKTTLARKLARDDRAFLTLDNVTTLDAARQDPAGFVRGLDKAVIDEIQRAPELLLAIKESVDADRRPGRFLLTGSANLMTLPRVTDSLAGRMQIVRLLPLARSEIRGAASGFLDQVFKGEVPAVGDPIMGDELVEAVLGGGYPEALGRRSWARRQDWYLDYVEAIVQRDVRDIAQIEQIRQMPRLLRVLAQYSGQLVNYSGIGGPLGMNHVTTQKYAGIFESLFLIRTLSPWYTNDLKRLTKTPKLHFLDSGLLAALRDISPDRLVSDRGPFGALLKTFVLAELLKLASWADDRLEFSHFRDKDQNEVDIVIENRRGHVVGVEVKASATVTGADFGGLRRLAGACGDRFALGLVLYDHDKVVPFGERLFAVPISTLWR from the coding sequence ATGTACCCGCGCTTCGTTCAGAACCGTGTCGAGGAAGCGTTGTCCGATACCCGCGTCGTGCTGCTGGCCGGTCCCCGCCAGTCCGGCAAGACCACCCTGGCCCGGAAGCTGGCGCGTGATGACAGGGCTTTCCTGACACTGGACAATGTAACGACGCTCGACGCGGCGCGGCAGGATCCGGCCGGGTTCGTACGAGGGCTCGACAAGGCCGTCATCGATGAGATCCAGCGCGCGCCGGAACTGCTGCTGGCGATCAAGGAGAGCGTGGACGCCGATCGAAGGCCCGGCCGGTTCCTCCTCACGGGGTCGGCGAACCTGATGACCCTGCCGCGCGTCACGGATTCGCTTGCCGGGCGCATGCAGATCGTTCGCCTGCTCCCCCTGGCGCGGAGCGAGATCCGGGGTGCGGCATCCGGCTTCCTCGATCAGGTCTTCAAGGGAGAGGTCCCGGCGGTCGGCGATCCGATCATGGGAGACGAATTGGTCGAAGCCGTGCTTGGGGGCGGCTATCCCGAGGCGTTGGGGCGGCGGTCATGGGCGCGCCGGCAGGACTGGTATCTTGATTACGTCGAGGCCATCGTCCAGCGCGACGTGCGCGATATCGCCCAGATCGAGCAGATCCGCCAGATGCCGCGCCTGCTGCGGGTCCTGGCGCAGTATTCGGGACAGCTTGTCAATTATTCCGGCATCGGTGGGCCGCTCGGCATGAACCATGTGACCACGCAGAAATATGCGGGCATCTTCGAAAGCCTGTTCCTGATCCGGACGCTGTCTCCGTGGTATACCAACGATTTGAAGCGGCTTACCAAGACTCCGAAGCTTCACTTCCTCGACTCCGGCCTGCTCGCCGCCCTTCGCGATATCTCGCCCGACCGCCTGGTCTCCGACCGAGGGCCGTTCGGGGCGCTGCTGAAGACATTCGTCCTTGCCGAACTCCTCAAACTTGCGAGCTGGGCGGATGACCGCCTGGAGTTCTCGCATTTCCGCGACAAGGACCAGAACGAAGTGGACATCGTCATCGAAAACCGGCGCGGCCATGTCGTCGGGGTGGAGGTGAAGGCTTCGGCGACCGTCACCGGCGCGGACTTCGGCGGGTTGCGGCGGCTGGCCGGGGCGTGCGGCGATCGCTTCGCCCTCGGTCTCGTCCTGTATGACCACGACAAGGTCGTGCCTTTCGGCGAACGCCTGTTCGCCGTGCCGATCTCAACGCTTTGGCGGTGA
- the kdpF gene encoding K(+)-transporting ATPase subunit F: MSAAVSIDLILGGIVAAGLLAYLGYALLRPERF, from the coding sequence GTGAGCGCCGCCGTGTCGATCGACCTCATCCTCGGCGGCATCGTCGCGGCCGGGCTGCTGGCGTATCTGGGCTATGCCCTGCTGCGCCCGGAACGGTTCTGA
- the kdpA gene encoding potassium-transporting ATPase subunit KdpA — MDSAGLLQIALYLVILTAATPILGGYMARVFGDGPAPFDRALGPVERGLYCLCGVDPRAEQHWTGYAASLLAFNLLGLLLLYALLRLQDWLPLNPQGMAGMDPDLAFNTAVSFTTNTNWQAYGGEAALGYLAQMAGLTVQNFVSAATGIAVLMALIRGFARRGSRTVGNFWADLVRGTLYLLLPLSFATALFLVWQGVPQNLDAYVSAETLEGGRQLIAQGPAASQVAIKQIGSNGGGFFGVNSAHPYENPTPGSNLVQMLFLLLVAAGLTDTFGRMVGDRRQGRAIFAAMAIMLVAGIAVAAWSEAGNMEGKEVRFGIANSALWAVATTAASNGSVNAMHDSFMPLGGMVPMVNMMLGEVVFGGVGAGLYGMMIFVLLAVFIAGLMVGRTPEYLGKKIEAREIKLAMIGALAVPFGVLGLSALSLVVPGAAASIQEPGPHGLSELLYAYASGTGNNGSAFGGFGADTLFHNTAIGFAMLFGRFLVILPVLAIAGSLAAKKTLPASAGTFPTHGPLFVGLLVGTVLIIGGLTFFPALSLGPVAEHLALPPGAPFADMNR; from the coding sequence ATGGACTCCGCCGGACTTCTCCAGATCGCCCTTTATCTCGTCATCCTCACCGCCGCGACGCCCATCCTGGGCGGCTACATGGCCCGCGTGTTCGGCGACGGCCCCGCCCCGTTCGACCGGGCGCTGGGTCCCGTCGAGCGGGGCTTGTACTGCCTGTGCGGCGTCGATCCCCGGGCGGAGCAGCACTGGACCGGCTATGCCGCGTCGCTGCTGGCGTTCAACCTGCTGGGGCTGCTGCTGCTCTACGCGCTGCTGCGCCTCCAGGACTGGCTGCCGCTGAACCCGCAGGGCATGGCCGGCATGGACCCGGACCTCGCCTTCAACACGGCGGTCAGCTTCACCACCAACACCAACTGGCAGGCCTATGGCGGCGAGGCGGCGCTCGGCTATCTCGCCCAAATGGCGGGGCTGACCGTGCAGAACTTCGTCTCCGCCGCGACCGGCATCGCCGTGCTGATGGCGCTGATCCGGGGATTTGCCCGGCGCGGCAGCCGGACGGTCGGCAATTTCTGGGCGGATCTGGTGCGCGGGACTCTGTACCTGCTGCTGCCCCTTTCCTTTGCCACGGCGCTGTTCCTGGTCTGGCAGGGCGTGCCGCAGAACCTGGACGCCTATGTCTCCGCCGAGACCCTGGAAGGCGGCCGCCAGCTGATCGCCCAGGGGCCGGCGGCGTCCCAGGTCGCGATCAAGCAGATCGGCTCCAACGGCGGCGGCTTCTTCGGCGTCAACTCGGCGCACCCTTACGAGAACCCGACGCCCGGCTCCAACCTCGTGCAGATGCTGTTCCTGCTGCTGGTCGCGGCCGGGCTGACCGACACCTTCGGCCGGATGGTCGGCGACCGCCGCCAGGGCCGGGCGATCTTCGCCGCCATGGCGATCATGCTGGTGGCCGGCATCGCCGTCGCCGCATGGTCCGAAGCGGGCAACATGGAAGGCAAGGAGGTCCGCTTCGGCATCGCCAACTCCGCCCTGTGGGCGGTCGCCACCACCGCCGCGTCCAACGGCTCGGTCAACGCCATGCATGACAGCTTCATGCCGCTGGGCGGCATGGTGCCGATGGTCAACATGATGCTGGGCGAGGTGGTGTTCGGCGGCGTCGGCGCCGGCCTGTACGGCATGATGATCTTCGTGCTGCTGGCGGTCTTCATCGCCGGGCTGATGGTCGGCCGCACGCCGGAATATCTCGGCAAGAAGATCGAGGCGCGGGAGATCAAGCTGGCCATGATCGGGGCGCTGGCCGTGCCGTTCGGGGTGCTGGGACTGTCGGCCCTGTCGCTGGTCGTGCCCGGTGCCGCCGCCTCGATCCAGGAGCCGGGGCCGCACGGCCTGTCGGAACTGCTCTACGCCTATGCGTCGGGCACCGGCAACAACGGCTCGGCCTTCGGCGGCTTCGGCGCCGACACCCTCTTCCACAACACGGCGATCGGGTTCGCCATGCTGTTCGGCCGCTTCCTGGTGATCCTGCCGGTGCTGGCGATCGCCGGGAGCCTGGCCGCCAAGAAGACGCTGCCGGCATCGGCCGGCACCTTCCCGACCCACGGGCCGCTGTTCGTCGGGCTGCTGGTCGGCACCGTCCTGATCATCGGCGGCCTGACCTTCTTCCCGGCGCTGTCGCTGGGGCCGGTCGCCGAACATCTGGCGCTCCCCCCGGGCGCCCCCTTCGCGGACATGAACCGATGA